The Capra hircus breed San Clemente chromosome 11, ASM170441v1, whole genome shotgun sequence genomic interval CCTATTTTACTGTAAATGGACACAAATTCTGTAACAAAGACAAAGAGCCAAAATGGCACCATACTGTTTTATTTCAACCTTCAAACAATATAAAGAGGTAACAACTTCTGATGCCAAACCATGCAAAATAACAATAAAGGAACGAAAAAACTATTAACAACAAAAAGACAGTCATTGAAAGGTGCTTCACAGCAGTGCTTTGGCAGTTCTGGCAAGTATTTCTGTCCAATGGCTTCAACACAAAGAGTCTGAATGAACCCATGACCTCAGCTGAAGAACTCCCACGCCCTCCCCTGGTAGTTCACACATTCTGAGTCATCACACACCACACCCTATACCCGCCAGACTTATATTTTTATAGTTCACCTCTTAGAACTACGTACTGTGCGTAATtgcaacaaaaactaaaaaacaaaacaatgtggTAGAAAAGTAAACGAACTCCTATGTTTCCAGTAAGGCATCAGGGGATCGCTGCTGGCTGTGCCCTTCATTTCACCAGTTTGAAGAAACGTTTGACTTATATTTCTCAGCAAACCCAATATTCAGAAGCTTAACCAGCAGGCTCAAGTTAAAAGTTTAAAagacagtcctttttttttttggtaaatgtttCATATAAAACATGAAATCAAGTtccactttattaaaaaaaaacaactgagcatttttaatagtaaaaatatatatatgtttatatctctctttttaaaaagacatttaataaCAATACTTCAGAAGACTGGATTTAACCCTCAACCCCTCACCCTGCCAAGCTATCCACCTGGCACAGATACATTAAGgcaaaggctcagagaggcgTGGCCACCTTGGCGGTGGGCTGGGGACGCGAGAGGAACACACTTCACTCCTGCAGGGCCCGTTCAGAACGGCTTCTCCCTCATGTTCACCGAGCCGTCCTGCATCCCGAAGTAGACTCTCTCCGCCATGTTGATGAACAACCCCGTGTCCACCACACCTGTGGGATGAAGGGCAGAAGGAAGTGTTAAGTTTCAGCCTCCCAAGGCAAGAAGAAAACCAGGATCACTGGGTGCGTAGGAGTGACCACCTTCAACAGCACTAGACAAATGATACATCTAAAGATGctcctatgatttttccagtggtcatgtgtggatgtgagagttggactgtgaagaaagcggagcgccgaagaattgatgcttttgaactgtggtgttggagaagactcttgagagtcccttggactgcaaggagatccaaccagtccattctgaagatcagccctgggatttctttggagggaatgatgctaaagctgaaactccagtactttggccacctcatgcgaagagttgactcattggaaaagactctgatgctgggagggattgagggcaggaagagaaggggacgacagaggatgagatggctggatggcatcactgacttcatggacgtgagtctgagtgaactccgggagttggtgatggacagggaggcctggcgtgctgcgattcatggagtcgcaaagagtcagactcgactgagtgactggactggactggactgaactgaactgaaagatgccctgcctcagggcctttgctcaCACTGTTGCCTTTATCTGGACCAGTCATCTTCTCAGAGAGCCCCTCCATCGTGACTCTAAGTGCTCCCATTCCCGTGATGCTCAATCACACTATCAGCCTTAGAAGCTTTTCCCACAAAGGGCTGAAAGATAGCTTGCAATGCATATTCAAGATGAATAAACTCTCCAGATCAGTAAGACAACAGACAATCTAgtggaaaaatgggcaaaagacttaagAGATACGTCACAAAAGAGATACTTCTCCAAAACAGCCAATAAACATAGAAAAACAGTGCTCAAACTAGTCAATAGAGAATGCAGAGACTTCCCCAGcagcccaatggttaagactctgctccgccaatgcaggggacatgggttctgtccctaGTCGGGGAAATAAGGTCCCAGACGCTGCAAGGTGTggcaaaaaaattgaaaaaaaaaaaaaaaaaggaataaaataaaggatttttttaaaaaatgagaatgcaaatcaagataccactacacactcAACAGGATGAGTATAATGAAATTTGACTAGAATGTAAAGACACTCCCACACACTGACTATAGGAGTAAATCTGAAGAAAACCATGCTGGAAAATGTTTCTCGGTCTATCTTCTGAAGCTGAACATATTCATACCTGATGATCCAGCAACTCTACTCCTCAGTATAtatcagatatatgtatatgatccTCACAAGATATGTAAGAGAATGTTCCCAACAGCTAAAAACTAGAAACACCCAAATGCCCATAAGAGTCGAATGGATATACAGACGgtttttcacacacaaaaatgacGGTATACTATTCAGTAATGCAAATTAACTACAACTGTTAGCAAGCtttactgaaaatatttcataaacacacacactacAGTGAGATAATACTGTTCAGCTCCTGATGGGCCCAGCCTGTAGCGAAGCACACCAGCACGCACTTCAGGCAGAAGGGAGACTACCGCCGTCCATGGAAGGCAGCTCTGCGCTCTCTGGCAAAGGCAGGTACACTTATTCTTTCAACTGGTAATCCCCTTCTGAGAAAGGGTTGGAACCGAATATCTGCTCACATGGATCTGCCTAAATAAATTATGTGAGAGTCACAAGATGGAATGCATATTATTATTAAGAAACAAAAGAATGAGGAAGTTCTTTTGTGAACCATTATATAATAACCttcaaagtggggaaaaaaacaggaaaataggaagacagagaaaaaacAGGAAGCAAAACATGCGCCAAGTATGCTGTCAACTGTGTAAACAAAGAGATCGGGGTGGGGGAGCTGACTTCTGTTTATGTAAGATCAACTCAAGAAGGACACACACAGACTagggcacacacacaagcacacgcaCAAGGACACACAACTTTGGAAGCACTGGCTGTCTTCAGACAGGGGGAAAGTGGAGGGATGGAAGACAGAGACTTTTCACTATATACTCTTAAATTTTTGAAGTATGTAAATTCAAAAGgacaaaaaaattttcaaaaagagcCCTGCATACATGAATGAAATCATCTCCCAGCACTGCGCCGACACGACAGGGGCCTCCCAAGGACATGCCCAGTGGCCACCAAGACCCAGGCTTCTCAAAAACTCTACTGAGTCAAAAAGTTCCTTagagtttttccataacatttcaagggaaaatctgaacaaacttttgggccaacccaatataacaTAAGGTGACAGCTTCCACCTGATTCAAGAGAAAGCCAAACTGAGTTCAGAAGAGACTTCAACGATTTAAGAGTAGAGGTGCAGGGAAGCTGTCAAAGGTCTGATCTCAAGAGCCACTTCTCTTCAGGTTATCAGGATGCTGGGAGTGACTAACCCATTCCTACACCCATCCCCAGATTAGTGGAAAGGGGAGAGGTGGCTTGGTTTGAACAGGGGGAAAGAACCCCACTGGCTTTGGCCCTTCTCTGCTCCAGGTGTAGCAGTGGAACACCCAAGGGTGTGGCAGCCAGGGGACAGTTCTGCTGCCCTCTAGGTGTCCTCACACAAATGGACGTGCATGGGACACAGGCAGGGTGACAGAGATAGACAGGGAAAcgttccctcccctcctcccttgaCCCAGGTCCAGCATCATGTATTACAACagaccaaagaggaagagaaaaagagaatgagagagcAAACCACATGGATGACCCAGAGGCACTGTGCTAAATAATTCAGCATCTAGCTTCTCTGTTTACACTGTCTGTTCCTAATGAAGCTCTGAACTTCTCTAGGATGTAGCTTCTGCTGACTGAGGTCAAAGGACGTCTCAGTGCCTCAGTTAGCCTCGAAAGGTCTGAGCAGGTGCACCAGAGCCCCCTGGTGGGCACTGCAAGTACTCCTGCCCACAGGGCCCCCTGCGTTTGCATTATCGCTAGGGCTAATTCTTCCAGATTATCAACAGCGACCTGGAAGAAGAACTCCCTGTAACACAGGGCACAGCACCTCCAGCACCTCGCAGGAATCTAACGAGCGTGGGCGAACTGAGTCATTCTTCTCCAGAGAACAGGCCAGAATCAAAGAGGTGACAGTCAAGCTCTTTGCAGAGAGTGTGTTTATTTCAAGGCAAGCCCCCTGACACACCATCGGCCCCATGCCTGCCCCAATTGAAATGGGTTGTGAAATGGCAACTAACAAAGCTGCTAAGTGAGCAGTAACTGTTTTCAGGAGGAAAAGGCAAAGTTAGAAATTCCAAACATGTTATAAAGCAAATTCTTCCCACACAAGTCTCAAAGCCAAAGCCACTGTGCTTCCCATGGCCAGAGGCAGGGGACGGCTATGAAGAGCCTGGGTGTCTACACTCAGGAATATATGTTACCTGGGATCATTTTGATGGCTATGTTCACGTCACTCCATTTGTGGACCCGGTCAAACTTCCAGTCCAGGATAAAGTTCCCATTATCCGTCACCACAGGACCCTAGAAGATAATTGCCCACAATGACGAGATGATATAGATTCAGGCAGGCAGAGGGGGCAGGAGAGTGGAGGTGATAACCAAGGACAAGTATCttaagcaacccactccaaccaGTACTCCCACCTCATGCTTTCTATTACTAGAAGGCAGTGCTATGAAGCAGTAATGAGCAGGAGTCCTGAAGCCACTGAGGCAGATATCTCACAGGGGCCATTTTCCTCTGTGAGCCTCAGATTCCTCTATGGCAAGAAAGGGATAATGAAACCTACCTCCTTCGGCAGCTCACGCATAAACCACATGGGTAAGCATTTACCACAGTGAGGGCACAGTGATGCTTAGCCATCATTAGAGTGAGAAACTATAGCAAGAGAACAGACAACCAATATGGCTCAGTGCTCCCAGAGCTTTACACTGAGAACCATCAGTGATGCAACGTGAGACAACTTTCCCCCCAAATCAGGCAGACCCAACAAAAAGATGGAGCAGTGAGGGGTCCTGGGGTCACAGCGGCTGGGGGTACTTTTAGTTAATTAACCCAGTATCACACAGCAGCTTTGGACACTAGAAAGCATATAGGACCACAAATGTTGCCAGAACACAAAGACTGCTCTGCAAAATGGGGGAGTGGGAGCCCAGAAAGAACACACAAAAGCAAGATGCTGGGCTCTCGTGTGGAGGAACCCCAGCTCTGAGAGAGAACCCTGACAACCTCTTCTTGAATCCTCAGCTACTCAGGGAGCCAGAGTTGGAGCTCGGTGTAACAACTATGATTAAGactgtggttttttaaaaagtcacaaaacGCCAggaagaaaatacattaaaataaaataaaagttcatcAGGTAAGAGTTACAGATAAGTTGCTTTCTCTCCTGTATGTTTCAAATTTTTATATGTAGTTCTGTCTGCAACTACAGTTAATTTTTGAATTATTACTTCTGCCTGTTTAAGTGTAAGAAAAAAAGTTCTGTTCAACCCACTTTAGAAGCTGAAGTGAAGTGTTTGGACTAAGTATCTGGAGTGTATTTCTGGGGAGGAGCTTACATCCCCCAAGGAACTCTACTTCATTTAACCACAGgatgagaaaagaggaaaaaagaaaatcataccaCAAAACCTGAATAACTCTCTGCCCCAGGAGGGACTCCCCAAACCCATTTTTAGCAGCTGTTAGAGAGATCCAGGTACAAAGATCAGATCACCCGAGGAGCATCAGATTCCAAGGGACAGAAAATGTGCCCATTTGTACAGGGAATATACAGTGTGTTAAGTATAGTCTTGTCTACATGAGTTTGAATATGGAAACTGATAAAGCCAGTGCTCTGAAAATAAGCCAAAAAGAACTTCcatggtggcacagtggattaagaatcttcctgccaatgcaggggacaagggttctatccctggcctgcaaagattccacacgccgcatggcaaccaagcccatgtgccacagctactgagcccgtgtgctgcaactactgaagcccacgcacttagagtctgtgctctgcaacaagagaagccaccacaacgagaagcccacgcGTCTCGAGTAGCCCTGACTCGCCAACACTAAAGAAAGCCcttgagcagcaatgaagacacagtgcaGCCGATAAATAATCCACAGAAGCCACCTGCCCAGTCTGGGTATAGaagacctaacggaagcagaaggaCAGGCCGAGAGCCTGGGACACCTCCCAGAAACCTTCCAGCCACTCACTGCCTTGTTGACGGCCATCCGAAGTTCAATCACACCCCCAAACTTCTGGGTCACAGTTCGGCTCACTGGGACATAGGCCATAGGGATGACCTCAATGGGGATGCCCTTGTGCCACTGATCCCCGAGGTTCTTTGAATCTTTCCTGGAAAGAAAAGAGTCAGAAGTACAACAGATGTCAATAAGCTCAGCGGTACAGACATGCCAAATTCAGGCATGGAGTTACTAACGAGGTGAGAGGGCAGGGCCAAGTGTACAGGGCTTTAAACAGACTGGCTGTGctctactgtttttaaaaaaagtatgtgAAGTAAATATGACAAAAATGTTAAAACCTGGATATGACTGGCTTGTGGTTAAACAGGTGTGAGGAACATAACCATTTATGCTCTTCCTAcagctgtaatttttttttaattaacatgcTCAGCACAAGTGCCTTCTAGTAGACTCTGAGAGCCTGGTCAAAGACTGTCCACAACACAAATCACATGCGGCACAGGGGAGGCAGGGGTGCCCAGGGGCAGGCTTGACCTGCTTCCTCCGAGACTCCTTGCAGGGAGCAAATGGAGCCAATGAGTGGTCAATAAGGACATGCTCTGTTAACGAGTGTGACATCTGTTTCCTCTTTCCAGCGGACACAAGAAATAGCAGTATTTTCCTTCAGCACCAAAGCAGAACATAATTGTCCAAGGCACTCTCCTGAGTCACAGGAAGGAGTGCCCCTCCCTCCAGCTCTTTTTCTCCTCCATAAAATGCGGGCTGGCGTCTGAGGCACCTCCTCAGTGGACAGTTCAGAAACACTGAACATCGTACCTGAAATCGGCAATCACAATGAATCGACTGGCATTGCCAGCCACAATCTTCTCCTGGGTTAGGCAGCCTCTGGGGAATGGGGAAGAAGCAAAGGAACAAACATGGGGCTAAGTAAGACAAAATCTGAATTTGGGAACTAAAGTCAGATATAGGAAACCAAAATCCATTCAGTTTTGACacttagaaatttaatttttaattcttaaaggAACAGCCCCCGAACTCTATCACACCGTGCAGATTGTGtctcctgccctcagcccccCAAAATTCATCTGGTGAAGGCCTAACCCCTAACGTGACTATATGTGAAAGACGAGGTCTCTAAGGAAGTAACTGTGGTTCAATGAGGTTACTGAAGTGGGGCTCTGCTCTGATTAGGATGGATATCCTTCTAAGATGATACCAAAaagctctttctctccctccaccACAGGAGGCTACACTGAAAAGGTGGCCATTTCCAAGCCCAGGGCTTCAGAACTGTGACAAACAAATTTTTCCCTTGAAGTCACCACGTCTAAGATTTTTGTTATGGCACCTGGGCTAAGACCTGCTGCTTCCAGTAAATGGACTGTGGAAGCAGGAGTCTGTGTCCGGGAGAAAGGGTTCCCAGTGGGGCCACAGGCATAACCCAACCAAGATGCATCTGCTAAGGAGCACTGTGCCTGGGGGAGGTCATGTGACTGTGGCATGAAGGGGAGGAGTAAGGACAAGCTTTGAACAACCTGCCCTTTCAGCCATCTGACAGCCAGTTAGGAAGCACAGTGAGACTTTAAGCACATTTTGTGTCACTCCAGAGTCTGGTTGATTACAAGAACGAGGAGACAGggacttcaccttcttcagctcACCACTTCCTAACTCCCCAAAATTAACACTCAAGAAACACCCAATAAATGTTTTCCAAAGGAATGAATACACACATCACTCCCTGCTCAGAGCCCACAGACCTAGTAATCTAGTCCCAGTAATGTGTTTGCTTTAGGCtgtgcaatttttttttgttttggctgtacAATTTTTAAAGTTGGAATTAGCAGAAGGCAGCAGACAGAGAACCCATTAAGATGAATCACTTCATTGACCAGGCTCGGGTCCCTGTCACCAGACTGCTACTAACAACCAGAAATGCCCAGCTGGCTCTACAGGCTTATGCCATCAACATCCAAGAAGAAAGACAAACTCGTGTGCATCCCAGAGGCACTGTGCTTATCCTGCATTCCACTTGGCTTTGCTAAGGATTAACTGGCAGATACTTGGCCAAAAAAAAGGCCCCACAACTCACCCACCACCCTTGATGAGGTTGAGGTCAGCGTCGACTTCATCAGCACCATCGATGGCAAGATCGATCTGTGTTGAAGAAAGATACAAAAACCACTGAGACCCTCCTGAGGGCAGGCTCTGTGCTAAGCATCAACCTGCAACAGCTCATTAGACCCCAGCTGCCCTGTTAGTCAAGCAGTTATTATTCCTATTTAACCAGTTAGGAAACTAAGACTCTCAGTGGTTAAGTTATTCCACTAGGGTCATGAGGAAACACATATGGACCACACCTGGGTGCAGCTCTCATCCATTACTTTATACTTCCTCTACTCTTTGATGGGATTCTCTTTGGACAAGCTGGAATTACTGAGCATGCAATCTCAGTGTAACTTCACCTCCAAATATAGAAAGAGATATATAGTATATCTGTGGGATTAAAATTTCCTTGGAAGCAGGCAATAATGGAAAAAAGTCTGAGAAGCACTGATTTAGAAATGTCTGAACTAATATGGCAAAGACACAGGTATGGTGACACACATCTGATGTgatttaaaattggaaaatttcTGAGATCCCACCCCCATGATCCCACTAAAGCACCTGTCTGGGCTTGCCCACTGCCTTTAATGGGAAGTTCCACTGCCAGCCCAAAAGCAGTGAAGGAGGAGAATAGGTTCattcatgtttcaaaatctgaagtCAAGGAAGAGAGATATATTGATACTTCTCATCACTCCTGGGACTCTGCATGGACCATATGGGAGCCTCAGGAATGGTTTTTCTAAAAACATCagtataaagaaggaaatggcaaccactccagtattcttgcctggaaaatcccatagacagaggagcctggtgggttacagtccatggggccacagagctgGACAGgtctgagcgactgagcacacataaagCCTCAGGGTGCAAATTCAGTTTAAGCTGCAAGTCAGAAGTTGCCTGATATGGAGCCACCAAAACTTCAGTGGGGCAGCCTCACTTCCGCCTTTTTACAAGGATGAAGTGACAGCCCATGATGTTCCTCCTCACCCTGCACTGACCCCTGCTGCACCACAGCCAGCTCTCTGGGGACTGGAGGGAGGCAATCTTTTCTGCGTGGGTCCCATGTCCAGCTTCAGCCCAAAGTATTCTATCACTTGGTCCTAGACACCCCAGCCAGTCTGGGCGCTGTCCACATATGCCCACATGCTAGCCTGGAGCTGCTCCCAGGGTTCCCATCCTGGCTGGAATGCTCTCTCCTGCCCTTGCCACCTAGCCATCACAGCTCTGCTCAAATTTTCACCTCTTCCCACAAACCCCCTCTAAGCAGCAGCACTCTAGAGCTGGAAGCACCTGAATTCATCCTCAGGCTCTGCCACTTACAAGAAGCAAGGCCTCAGGCAAACACTTTGCCTTCTCCATGCCTTTCtcacatttgtaaaatgggatggTAATGGGAGGGTAATAGTTCCCACCTTCCAGACTACAGGAGCTTAAATACAGGTGACCCTGAACAACAGGGTCAGGTTTGAACCGCGCAGGTCCACTTAGAGGCAGATTCTGTCCCCCACATGTGCACTGCAGTACTATGTGATCCATGGTTGGCTAAATACACACATGCAGAACCACGAATACAGAAGGCCAACTATGGCACTCAAGCATCTGTGGATTCTGGTTTTCACAGTGGGTCCTGGAACCAAGCCCCTTGGACACTGAGGGATGACTGTGGTTTAATACAGACCAGCACTTAGTAGAATAACTGTACACAGTGAGGGCTCAAGAAATGCCAGCTGTGAGGATGCTCCACACTCTCCTCAACGTCAGCCTCTGGATTGCTCGTGCGCTCGATCGTCTTAATCAAAAAACTTCTGTTTTCAAAGGCCCATAAGCATGGGCCTCAGACAATTGCTTCTTCTCTCCAATTAGCGGTAAACTCCAAGGGCCAGCCTGCTCATAATACATGCCTGTGTGAGGGCTGCAGGAAGTCCtgggtccctgctgctgctgctgctgctaagtcacttcagtcgtgtcaactctgtgtgaccccagagacgacagcccaccaggctcccccatccctgggattctccaggaagaacactggagtgggttgccatttccttctccaatgcatgaaagtgaaaagcaaaagggaagtcactcagtcatgtccgactcttcgcaaccccacggactggagcctaccaggctcctccattcacgggattttctaggcaaaagtactggagtgcggtgccatctccttctccatctgGGTCCCTGAGCCCCCTCCATTAAACCACAGGGAACATCCTGGAAATTAACAACCTCCCCACTTGTGACCTCAGCCAGGATTAATATCTAAAGTCCCAGGAGAAGAGGTAGTATGGCTGACTGACTTACCTCCTAGACTTGATCAGATATCCTGAGCGCATGAACAAGCAACAGTCACAAAAAAGGAGGCAGAAAAACCCGGCAGCCTCTCTTACCTCTGGGTGTCGGTCCAGGTCACTGAGAGTTAAGCCATACTGCAGGATGAGCTGACGGGCCTGTGGAGAACAGGAAAAAGTACCTGTAATCATCATCTCTGAGCGAGCATGAGGAGCCTCAGAAGCCACTTGGATCTAAGGGTCAGACACTCAGTACCACCAAGGCCCCTCCCAAATCCAACCTGTACCACCAAGAGATAGGGATCCAGCCCCGAGAATGGCAAACGTTGGTCCATTACAGGAACTGGAAGAAAGCAAATAGCAACTACTGAACACTCTGCTCCAGCACTAGACAGAGTCCTTCCTCTGTGACCTGTTACTTAAGATGATTTCATGGCCTCCGAAAGCTCTGGTAATACACTACAGTTGCTGTTTTACtctctgagttgtgtctgactcggtgcaactccatggactgtagcccaccaggttcctctgaccatgagatggattctccaggcaagaatactggagtgggttaccatccccttctctagaggatcttcctgacccagggatcagacctgagtctcctgcatcggcaggcagtctttactgctgagccaccagggaagcccagtacagtACAGCAGGTAGCCCTCATCTGTGGTTTCAGTTACCTATGGGCAACCTCGATCCAAAAATCTTACATGTAACGTTCCAGAAATCACAAGTTTTAAACTGCACACCATTCTGAGTATACCACGATGAGATCTCTGCTACCTACTCCATCTGGTCCAGGATGTGAATCATCCTTTTCTTCAGCACACCCCACCTGTTAGTCACTTAACAGCCATCTCAGCTATCAGCCTGATGTCACAGTGTCACAGTGCTTGTGTTCAACAGACCCTTCCCGCACTTCATACAGGCATTCCTCGGTTTACTGTGCTTTGCTACCAGCCGAAGGCCGTGGCCACCCTGCCTCCAGGGAGCCTAAGGCTGCAATttctccaacagcatttgctcactttgcgTGTCACATTTTGGAAGTTCTCACAGTatctcaaactttttcattatcattACATTTGTTAGGGTAGCCTGTGACCAGTGAGCTTTCACGTTACTGCTGTTACTGCTTTGGCATtttttcagcaatattttttaaCTAAGTTATGTCCATTGCTTTCttagacataatgctactgcACACTTACTAGAATATAATGGAGTGTAGACATAACTtctatatgcactgggaaatTCAAGTAGCTCACTCTGTATCATACTCTATTATGGTGGAATGGAACCAAACCTGGAATGTCTCCAAGGTAAAGCTCAAAAGCACAATACTGATGCTGGCAATTCAGATACACCAAAGACAAGCcataaaatgctttctttctttttttttttttccataaaatgctTTCTTAAGGGCAACAGTAAAAGTTGTTAACTTagtaaggaaaggaaaaaaaattataagctaAGGATGCTAAGATCTAAAACTGTAAGAACAAATCTGCCATCCTTGAAGctgcaaagaaggaaaaagaaatctgtgcCAGTTTCACTGTTGCAGCCCAAACTGCAAAAGTTATGACTACAGTGCATAAATGCCAAGTTAATATGGAAAAGGAATTAAATTTTACAATAACGTATTTTGAGAGAGAAACCATGATCACATAACTTTTATCAGTGTCTTGTTACAATTGTCCTGTTTTATTATTAGTTGTTGTTCTCTCTTAGCATGCCTAATTTACCAACTGAATGTCATCACAGGTATCTACgtatatgaaaaaatatagtaTACATCACATTCAGCTGTATCCACTGTTTCAGGCAGCCACTGG includes:
- the RPIA gene encoding ribose-5-phosphate isomerase produces the protein MQRPGPFSTLYGRVLAPLPGRAGGAASGGGGNSWSVPGSHVQLSGRSQFGAGSTSTGGRETNTVCPGPSAMSKAEEAKKLAGRAAVENHVKNNQVLGIGSGSTIVHAVQRIAERVRQENLNLVCIPTSFQARQLILQYGLTLSDLDRHPEIDLAIDGADEVDADLNLIKGGGGCLTQEKIVAGNASRFIVIADFRKDSKNLGDQWHKGIPIEVIPMAYVPVSRTVTQKFGGVIELRMAVNKAGPVVTDNGNFILDWKFDRVHKWSDVNIAIKMIPGVVDTGLFINMAERVYFGMQDGSVNMREKPF